A stretch of DNA from Anaerolineae bacterium:
AGCGAGAGGATGTTGAAATAGCGGCTGTATCCGAAGTAGCAGAGCCAACGCTGCAAGTTTCAGCCGACAAATTCAACATTCCGGGCCGGTATACCGACTTCAAGGAAATGTTCCAAAGGGAAACGCGTAAGCGTAAAGACTATGGGACAACCTCCTGAACCAATTGCACCGGCCAGTCAAGGCTGAGGCCCTGACAGAGAGCGGTCATCGGCA
This window harbors:
- a CDS encoding Gfo/Idh/MocA family oxidoreductase, whose product is MKKLRCGFVGGGTIMRVHAEALREREDVEIAAVSEVAEPTLQVSADKFNIPGRYTDFKEMFQRETRKRKDYGTTS